The Mercurialis annua linkage group LG2, ddMerAnnu1.2, whole genome shotgun sequence genome contains a region encoding:
- the LOC126668777 gene encoding choline monooxygenase, chloroplastic — MPPPSTPAASVEDELPKWVATAVDEGVAAERMVASEGVSKCILDFKKIDNVSGDMEMILQFIQKSKNLSVNTLEQPSVTITSAAAMITLKPIITATFLQTKNHNTNHKNIIITTAHLHNSQHNTDHSQKLVYEFDPLIPIEKAFTPPSSWYTDPSFYDFELQHIFYRGWQAVGFTEQIKNPRDFFTGRLGNVEFVVCCDENGKIHAFHNVCRHHGSVIASGSGKKSCFLCPYHAWTYGLDGALLKATRITGMQNFSLDEFGLIPLNVAAWGPFVLLNVDRESSPQQEVGGNMVESEWLGSCSELLKTNGVDSSLSYVCRRAYNIQCNWKVFCDNYLDGGYHVPFAHKALASGLNLDSYSTTMYEKASIQRCEGGSAGNAEDFDRLGSKALYAFIYPNFMINRYGPWMDTNLVLPLGPSKCQVIFDYFIEADYKKDEAFIERSLVDSEKVQMEDIMLCEGVQRGLESPAYNKGRYAPTVEKPMHHFHQLLHHNLKT, encoded by the exons ATGCCACCGCCATCCACTCCGGCCGCCTCCGTTGAGGACGAGCTGCCGAAGTGGGTGGCAACTGCAGTAGATGAAGGGGTGGCAGCGGAGCGGATGGTGGCAAGTGAAGGG GTTTCTAAatgtattttagattttaaaaaaattgataatgtGTCAGGTGATATGGAGATGATTCTGc AGTTCATCCAAAAGAGCAAAAATTTGAGTGTCAATACATTGGAGCAACCGTCAGTAACCATAACCTCAGCAGCAGCCATGATCACTTTGAAACCGATCATCACTGCCACCTTCCTTCAAACCAAAAACCATAACACCAAtcacaaaaatattataatcacCACTGCTCATCTTCACAATTCACAACATAATACTGATCACTCTCAAAAATTAGTTTATGAATTTGACCCTCTAATTCCCATTGAAAAAGCATTTACACCCCCCAGTTCTTGGTATACAGACCCTTccttttatgattttgagctTCAACATATTTTTTACAGAGGCTGGCAAGCTGTTG GGTTTACTGAGCAGATAAAGAATCCTCGTGATTTTTTCACTGGAAG ATTGGGAAATGTTGAGTTTGTTGTGTGCTGCGATGAAAATGGAAAGATTCATGCTTTTCATAATGTGTGTCGCCATCATGGCTCGGTTATTGCGTCGGGTTCTGGCAAGAAGTCTTGCTTTCTATGCCCTTACCAT GCATGGACCTATGGATTAGATGGAGCGCTTCTTAAAGCAACGAGAATAACAGGGATGCAGAATTTCAGTTTAGAT GAGTTTGGCCTTATTCCTCTAAATGTAGCTGCCTGGGGTCCATTTGTTCTTCTCAATGTGGACAGGGAGAGTTCACCTCAGCAGGAAGTTGGTGGCAATATGGTGGAAAGTGAATGGCTTGGCAGTTGTTCGGAACTACTGAAAACAAATGGAGTTGATTCTTCTTTAAGCTATGTTTGTAGGCGCGCATACAATATCCAATGCAACTGGAAG GTATTCTGTGATAACTACTTAGACGGTGGTTATCATGTGCCATTTGCACATAAAGCCCTCGCATCTGGTCTTAATCTCGATTCTTACTCCACCACT ATGTATGAAAAGGCTAGCATCCAAAGATGTGAAGGTGGCTCAGCAGGAAATGCGGAAGATTTTGATCGGCTTGGATCAAAAGCTTTATATGCTTTCATTTATCCAAATTTCATGATTAATAG ATACGGACCTTGGATGGACACCAATCTGGTGCTCCCGCTAGGACCCAGCAAATGCCAAGtgatatttgattattttattgaagCTGACTATAAG AAAGACGAAGCATTCATCGAGAGAAGTTTAGTAGATAGCGAAAAAGTACAG ATGGAAGATATCATGCTATGTGAAGGTGTCCAGAGGGGCCTGGAATCACCGGCATACAATAAAGGTCGATATGCTCCTACAGTCGAGAAACCAATGCATCATTTCCACCAATTGCTTCATCATAATCTTAAAACATGA
- the LOC126666700 gene encoding E3 ubiquitin-protein ligase WAV3-like — MFKFSGAKPILTLIGGRVEVITEDEYTAPLNESKLKVLLEVRGGDSTDDRPGLDLVAVLDVSESMDGDKLEKMKTAILFVIKKLTPIDRLSIVTFSDTASIVSELCPISEKSQKNLEKLVNGLKVESGTNILNGLIVGLEVVNKPGRSSDRVAGIMLMSDGEQTAGDAATFTKAVVPVFTFGLGSNHDPVVLKAIADNNNGTFSDVQKTDNLSKAFSACLAGLVTVVVEDLKLTISQVVDESRIEHVSAGSYPKCKDDAAGSVTISFGELYSKEERKVVVDLLLPAVTDGYDADVLKITYSYSFKGQRPIPPPPSILFAKRAGTNQEQQMSSKLLAEVTRISTAQEMKNARILADDGGETKTTMAKNKLIYAQNKLKEADKSDPIIQMLQSEIQQLIGLMEKEIIYQEQGRSFALSSETSHDRQRFATRGDDIDNVKLFATPRMEKYIEQAKLFDKDPEKPPHSAEEDVKKEITANSLPPVAGVSSFYIKAAIQSLQSAERFISRGKDIYIEKAMNSLDEAVQCIESVKKAVS; from the exons atgtttaaattttCAGGTGCGAAACCAATATTGACACTGATAGGTGGAAGAGTAGAAGTGATCACCGAAGATGAATATACCGCACCACTTAATGAAAGCAAACTCAAAGTATTGTTGGAGGTCAGGGGAGGAGACTCCACCGATGACAGGCCCGGATTGGATCTTGTGGCGGTTTTAGATGTCAGCGAAAGCATGGACGGCGATAAGTTAGAAAAGATGAAAACCGCCATACTCTTCGTGATCAAGAAACTTACCCCTATTGATCGTTTGTCGATCGTCACATTCTCGGACACAGCCAGTATAGTGTCCGAATTGTGCCCGATAAGTGAGAAATCTCAAAAGAATCTTGAAAAGCTGGTCAATGGTTTAAAAGTAGAAAGCGGAACGAACATATTAAATGGCCTTATTGTCGGCTTAGAAGTGGTTAATAAACCTGGTCGTAGCAGCGACCGTGTGGCTGGGATCATGCTTATGTCCGATGGGGAGCAGACGGCGGGTGATGCTGCTACTTTTACGAAGGCCGTAGTTCCTGTATTTACATTTGGTTTGGGCTCAAACCATGACCCTGTG GTGCTCAAAGCTATCGCAGACAATAATAATGGAACGTTCTCGGATGTGCAAAAGACAGACAACTTGAGCAAAGCTTTTTCAGCGTGCTTGGCCGGGCTTGTTACGGTGGTTGTTGAGGACCTGAAGCTCACCATCTCACAAGTGGTGGACGAATCAAGAATAGAGCATGTCTCAGCCGGAAGCTATCCCAAATGCAAGGACGATGCGGCCGGATCTGTAACCATTAGCTTCGGCGAGCTGTATAGCAAAGAGGAGCGCAAGGTCGTAGTAGACCTTCTTCTTCCTGCAGTTACCGATGGGTATGACGCGGATGTTCTCAAGATTACGTACTCATACAG CTTTAAGGGACAGAGACCTATTCCACCACCTCCCTCGATCCTTTTTGCGAAGCGTGCAGGTACCAATCAAGAACAGCAAATGAGTTCCAAATTGCTGGCCGAGGTAACTCGTATATCGACTGCACAAGAGATGAAAAATGCGAGAATACTCGCTGATGATGGGGGCGAAACTAAGACAACCATGGCCAAGAACAAGCTAATCTACGCCCAAAATAAATTGAAGGAGGCTGACAAGTCTGATCCAATAATTCAGATGCTACAATCAGAAATCCAGCAGTTGATTGGATTAATGGAAAAGGAAATAATCTACCAAGAACAAGGGCGTTCTTTCGCACTTTCCTCCGAGACATCCCATGATCGCCAACGTTTCGCTACAAGAGGTGATGATATTGATAATGTGAAACTCTTTGCCACTCCACGTATGGAAAAATACATTGAGCAAGCTAAGTTGTTCGACAAAGATCCCGAAAAGCCACCGCATTCCGCGGAGGAGGATGTGAAGAAAGAAATCACTGCCAATTCACTCCCTCCCGTTGCTGGAGTTTCTAGCTTCTATATTAAAGCGGCCATTCAATCTCTGCAATCCGCTGAAAGATTTATCAGTAGGGGAAAAGACATATATATTGAAAAGGCTATGAATTCGCTTGATGAAGCTGTTCAATGTATCGAATCAGTCAAAAAAGCAGTCAGTTAA
- the LOC126667084 gene encoding plant intracellular Ras-group-related LRR protein 6-like isoform X1 — protein MSTYLYFILFYFLPCHLLHHHLLPSIFILILKMIYEQQQQLQNQMTIRVDFRNKANNTSSSNDSVEKEKLEIVDLSGLSLMSVPNPSLNLITICKLDLSNNNLQSIPESLTARLLNVVVLDVHSNQLKCIPNSIGCLSKLKILNVAGNFLAFLPKSIENCRNLEELNANFNKLITLPETIGFELVNLKKLSVNSNKLVFLPYSITHLTNLKVLDARLNSLRSLPEDLENLISLQVLNISQNFQHLETLPYSIGLLFSLVELDLSYNRIASLPDSIGCLRKLQKLSVEGNPLVSPPMEVVEHGLHAVKEYLSEKMNGGHKSPPKKKSWVGKLVRYSTFNGSMRNNNNQNIDGNGGGNSPTRDGFAMPEYQTIDALASPRYVGMFSPRRLLSPRNIFSTR, from the exons ATGTCTActtacttatattttattttattttattttcttccttgtcatcttcttcatcatcatctcctTCCATCAATCTTTATCCTCATCC TGAAGATGATTTATGAACAGCAGCAGCAACTACAAAATCAAATGACGATCAGGGTGGATTTCAGGAACAAGGCAAATAATACTAGTAGCAGTAATGATTCTGTAGAAAAAGAAAAGCTTGAAATTGTTGATTTAAGCGGCTTATCTTTGATGTCTGTtcctaatccgtcgctaaatttgatCACTATTTGTAAACTTGATCTCTCCAATAATAATCTTCAG AGCATACCAGAATCTCTAACGGCTAGATTGCTAAATGTTGTGGTATTGGATGTGCACTCAAATCAGCTAAAATGTATTCCAAATTCAATCGGATGTTTGTCCAAGCTCAAGATTCTGAATGTTGCTGGCAATTTTCTCGCTTTTCTTCCAAAGAGTATTGAGAATTGCAG AAATTTAGAAGAACTGAATGCCAACTTCAACAAGTTAATCACACTGCCGGAGACAATTGGATTTGAGCTGGTGAATCTGAAGAAACTATCCGTAAACTCAAACAAACTCGTCTTCCTTCCATATTCCATCACTCATCTCACCAATCTAAAAGTATTAGACGCTCGTCTTAACAGCCTAAGATCCCTGCCCGAAGATCTCGAAAATCTTATAAGCTTACAAGTTCTCAACATTAGCCAGAATTTCCAACACCTCGAAACCCTACCGTACTCCATCGGCCTACTATTTTCTTTAGTTGAACTTGACCTAAGTTACAACCGAATCGCTTCGCTGCCCGACTCTATCGGCTGCCTCAGGAAGCTTCAGAAGCTGAGCGTCGAAGGGAACCCTCTTGTTTCGCCACCGATGGAGGTGGTGGAGCACGGGTTGCATGCTGTGAAAGAGTATCTGAGTGAGAAAATGAATGGCGGGCATAAGAGCCCGCCAAAGAAGAAATCATGGGTAGGTAAGTTGGTAAGGTACAGTACTTTTAACGGAAGCatgagaaataataataatcagaaTATCGATGGTAATGGCGGTGGTAATAGTCCGACAAGAGACGGGTTTGCCATGCCGGAATATCAGACTATCGACGCGCTTGCTTCGCCTCGGTATGTCGGAATGTTCTCACCTCGCAGGCTTCTCTCGCCTAGAAATATTTTCTCAACTAGGTAA
- the LOC126666971 gene encoding auxin efflux carrier component 2 gives MITGKDIYDVLAAIVPLYVAMILAYGSVRWWKIFTPDQCSGINRFVAVFAVPLLSFHFISSNDPYAMNYRFIAADSLQKVVILSALILWQTFSKRGSLEWMITLFSLSTLPNTLVMGIPLLKAMYGDASGTLMVQIVVLQSVIWYTLMLFMFEYRGAKLLISEQFPETAGSITSFRVDSDVVSLNGREPLQADAEIGDDGKLHVVVKRSNTSSSMVSSFNKSLASMTPRASNLTGVEIYSVQSSREPTPRASSFNQTDFYTMFAAKSASPKHGYTNSFGVGDVFSSVQSSKGATPRASNFDEETVMKSKTRGGGGRSMSGELFNGYPPPNPMFSGSTSGGAKKKEMGNNNINNKDLHMFVWSSSASPVSEGNLRHAVNRAASTDFGAVDSSKIPQLQHENLASKAMHKLNDNMSPIGKVNGEKVDMENGMKFAENGSSPFSCQKKMDGGDGSKKHQMPPASVMTRLILIMVWRKLIRNPNTYSSLIGVVWSLISFRWNIRMPTIVSGSISILSDAGLGMAMFSLGLFMALQPKLIACGKSVATFAMAVRFLTGPAVIAATSIAIGLRGTLLHVAIVQAALPQGIVPFVFAKEYNVHPDILSTGVIFGMLIALPITILYYVLLGL, from the exons ATGATTACGGGTAAGGACATCTACGATGTTCTTGCCGCGATCGTCCCATTATACGTCGCTATGATATTAGCGTACGGGTCGGTCCGATGGTGGAAAATTTTCACCCCGGATCAATGTTCGGGGATCAACCGATTCGTGGCGGTTTTCGCGGTCCCGTTACTTTCTTTCCATTTCATTTCCTCGAATGATCCTTACGCGATGAACTACCGTTTCATCGCGGCGGATTCGCTACAAAAAGTAGTAATTCTCTCCGCTCTTATTCTCTGGCAAACGTTCAGCAAACGCGGCAGTCTTGAATGGATGATCACACTCTTCTCTCTATCAACTCTCCCCAACACTCTCGTCATGGGAATTCCTCTCCTCAAAGCCATGTACGGAGATGCCTCAGGTACTCTCATGGTCCAAATTGTGGTGCTACAGAGTGTAATTTGGTACACTTTAATGCTCTTCATGTTCGAATATAGAGGCGCGAAGCTACTCATCTCCGAACAGTTTCCTGAAACCGCCGGCTCTATAACCTCCTTCCGAGTCGACTCCGACGTCGTTTCCCTCAACGGACGGGAGCCCTTACAAGCCGACGCCGAGATCGGAGACGACGGAAAGCTTCACGTGGTTGTTAAAAGATCTAACACGTCATCTTCCATGGTTTCGTCTTTCAACAAGTCGTTAGCTTCCATGACTCCAAGAGCTTCGAATCTGACCGGAGTAGAGATATACTCAGTGCAATCCTCGAGAGAACCAACGCCTAGGGCTTCAAGTTTTAACCAAACAGATTTTTACACAATGTTTGCTGCTAAAAGTGCGAGTCCGAAGCATGGCTATACGAACAGTTTTGGGGTCGGTGATGTGTTCTCGTCGGTGCAATCTTCGAAAGGGGCGACGCCGAGAGCGTCGAATTTTGACGAGGAGACGGTGATGAAGAGCAAGACTAGAGGCGGAGGAGGGAGAAGTATGAGCGGTGAGTTGTTTAATGGATATCCACCGCCGAATCCCATGTTTTCAGGGTCGACGAGCGGTGGAGCGAAGAAGAAGGAGATGGGtaataataatatcaataataaaGACTTGCACATGTTTGTTTGGAGTTCGAGTGCTTCTCCCGTTTCAGAAGGGAACCTTAGACATGCAGTTAATAGAGCTGCCTCCACTGACTTTGGGGCCGTTGACTCTTCTAAAATTCCTCAACTTCAACATGAGAATCTTGCTTCAAAAG CTATGCACAAACTAAATGACAATATGAGTCCAATTGGAAAAGTGAATGGAGAAAAGGTGGACATGGAAAATGGAATGAAGTTTGCAGAAAATGGATCATCACCGTTCAGTTGCCAAAAGAAGATGGACGGTGGAGATGGATCGAAGAAGCACCAAATGCCACCAGCCAGTGTAATGACTAGGCTCATATTAATCATGGTGTGGAGGAAGCTTATAAGAAACCCTAATACATATTCAAGCCTTATTGGTGTTGTTTGGTCTCTTATATCATTCAG GTGGAACATCCGAATGCCAACAATTGTAAGCGGATCTATATCAATATTATCCGATGCAGGCCTTGGGATGGCTATGTTCAGTCTAG GATTGTTCATGGCACTGCAACCAAAACTGATAGCATGTGGAAAATCTGTAGCCACATTTGCGATGGCGGTGAGGTTTCTGACGGGTCCTGCTGTTATTGCTGCTACCTCTATTGCTATTGGTCTTCGTGGCACACTTCTTCATGTGGCTATTGTTCAG GCAGCTCTTCCCCAAGGGATTGTACCATTTGTATTTGCCAAGGAGTACAATGTCCACCCTGACATACTTAGCACAGG GGTTATCTTTGGAATGTTAATTGCATTACCGATAACAATACTTTATTATGTGCTGCTGGGGCTATGA
- the LOC126667084 gene encoding plant intracellular Ras-group-related LRR protein 6-like isoform X2, whose protein sequence is MTIRVDFRNKANNTSSSNDSVEKEKLEIVDLSGLSLMSVPNPSLNLITICKLDLSNNNLQSIPESLTARLLNVVVLDVHSNQLKCIPNSIGCLSKLKILNVAGNFLAFLPKSIENCRNLEELNANFNKLITLPETIGFELVNLKKLSVNSNKLVFLPYSITHLTNLKVLDARLNSLRSLPEDLENLISLQVLNISQNFQHLETLPYSIGLLFSLVELDLSYNRIASLPDSIGCLRKLQKLSVEGNPLVSPPMEVVEHGLHAVKEYLSEKMNGGHKSPPKKKSWVGKLVRYSTFNGSMRNNNNQNIDGNGGGNSPTRDGFAMPEYQTIDALASPRYVGMFSPRRLLSPRNIFSTR, encoded by the exons ATGACGATCAGGGTGGATTTCAGGAACAAGGCAAATAATACTAGTAGCAGTAATGATTCTGTAGAAAAAGAAAAGCTTGAAATTGTTGATTTAAGCGGCTTATCTTTGATGTCTGTtcctaatccgtcgctaaatttgatCACTATTTGTAAACTTGATCTCTCCAATAATAATCTTCAG AGCATACCAGAATCTCTAACGGCTAGATTGCTAAATGTTGTGGTATTGGATGTGCACTCAAATCAGCTAAAATGTATTCCAAATTCAATCGGATGTTTGTCCAAGCTCAAGATTCTGAATGTTGCTGGCAATTTTCTCGCTTTTCTTCCAAAGAGTATTGAGAATTGCAG AAATTTAGAAGAACTGAATGCCAACTTCAACAAGTTAATCACACTGCCGGAGACAATTGGATTTGAGCTGGTGAATCTGAAGAAACTATCCGTAAACTCAAACAAACTCGTCTTCCTTCCATATTCCATCACTCATCTCACCAATCTAAAAGTATTAGACGCTCGTCTTAACAGCCTAAGATCCCTGCCCGAAGATCTCGAAAATCTTATAAGCTTACAAGTTCTCAACATTAGCCAGAATTTCCAACACCTCGAAACCCTACCGTACTCCATCGGCCTACTATTTTCTTTAGTTGAACTTGACCTAAGTTACAACCGAATCGCTTCGCTGCCCGACTCTATCGGCTGCCTCAGGAAGCTTCAGAAGCTGAGCGTCGAAGGGAACCCTCTTGTTTCGCCACCGATGGAGGTGGTGGAGCACGGGTTGCATGCTGTGAAAGAGTATCTGAGTGAGAAAATGAATGGCGGGCATAAGAGCCCGCCAAAGAAGAAATCATGGGTAGGTAAGTTGGTAAGGTACAGTACTTTTAACGGAAGCatgagaaataataataatcagaaTATCGATGGTAATGGCGGTGGTAATAGTCCGACAAGAGACGGGTTTGCCATGCCGGAATATCAGACTATCGACGCGCTTGCTTCGCCTCGGTATGTCGGAATGTTCTCACCTCGCAGGCTTCTCTCGCCTAGAAATATTTTCTCAACTAGGTAA